In the genome of Hippoglossus hippoglossus isolate fHipHip1 chromosome 4, fHipHip1.pri, whole genome shotgun sequence, one region contains:
- the LOC117760636 gene encoding FYN-binding protein 1 isoform X2: protein MDQEDILDFKALRARFQDEELLLMQPRIKPTLPEKPKQVPPPQSPPGHLPAGARPSLLTSINQSLEGKTHISPRVVFKDEKKEGKMSLIKNYTKLKVGKDKTKGSKEKLDDDSSEQKPKKDNAKDKRLSLRFPAAQKESTEILVPATPPPKGTIQKKKGFLGFMKSVKKDSLDITTDPILDSPSSDILGTAPLIPVPSEFGGAPPEPEIYAPKALLPNIPSLPASSATMETAPPFIIPASPDYNLSPAHIPDFPDPSVPTLQSETPLEIETPALSVPHTISPTPPTPTPPPVAFTPSPSPPEAEISEAAIEAVSIAAVETPPLITDPPSTQSSPKLERPISALSALERAADMSSGKRTPADQRILNALENARKKSGSPQTDHNTSYSITPPPEDLSPPPSPTFSLLDLPPIDYEDRAGNALRPKPEQVNGIDHRQASSVLEGVSEEGSDVVPELFVVPPPPPRKVLPDPESLGPAPEKPDRPPYVHLSELIPLPPAEDNDVSATLEFSETDTTDIPEFDNVSSVGHSPELPVSGWENGEYTGPDTLDGQNLPDYYSNGITAPAAEVDAAPALGDEYQNNAQPVAGLEAAEAANGISAENTYEDVTTSAFKKKGKSEGGKKRKGPPKNPYTEAAQETNGEKGRMSRFGKTDKKAAVEGSEEKELKKREKQRLEKEKKEFKEKQEREKKEQKEREKKENEMKKKFKIAGQEDAMYQATVTVTTKGRKDDLPVKSGDIISIIRTTNCPKGKWLARDSSNTYGYIAVDHVELDIKEMLELGKRAAITRNTSTNVVDGEVPSAGSRASNHYPLSAGSFSDDSEEWTGDEDETLSPVHEPADPFAPVGHTRTLSMPDLVNKDLNVVHQHSHSDISAEGSHVQARHEALQKLATFFHSPKPVEPASSNNEVETINKDLNVVHQHSHSDISAEGSHVQARPEALQKFATISHSPKPVEPASSNNEVDTSGVLVKQEAVALPDASETAEVAFDPDSLILPPPDLYADLTGE from the exons ATGGATCAG GAGGACATTTTGGATTTTAAGGCTCTTAGGGCCAGGTTCCAGGATGAAGAACTCCTACTGATGCAGCCCAGAATCAAACCGACCCTCCCAGAGAAACCAAAGCAAGTGCCCCCTCCTCAGAGCCCCCCTGGACACCTCCCTGCAGGAGCGCGCCCCTCCCTACTCACCTCTATCAACCAGAGCCTTGAGGGGAAGACACACATCAGCCCCAGGGTGGTCTTCAAGGACGAGAAGAAGGAGGGCAAAATGTCTCTAATCAAGAACTACACCAAGCTGAAAGTGGGTAAAGACAAGACTAAAGGGAGCAAGGAGAAGCTTGACGATGACTCGTCGGAGCAGAAGCCGAAGAAAGACAACGCTAAAGACAAAAGGCTCTCACTGAGGTTCCCTGCAGCACAGAAGGAGAGCACAGAAATACTGGTGCCTGCCACACCTCCACCTAAAGGCACAATACAGAAGAAGAAGGGTTTCCTTGGTTTCATGAAGTCAGTAAAGAAAGATTCACTGGACATTACGACCGACCCCATCTTAGACAGCCCAAGTTCAGACATTCTTGGAACAGCTCCTCTCATACCTGTGCCTTCTGAATTTGGTGGCGCACCACCAGAGCCTGAAATCTATGCCCCTAAAGCCCTATTGCCAAACATCCCATCCTTACCTGCCTCCAGTGCTACAATGGAAACAGCCCCACCCTTCATTATCCCTGCCTCTCCCGACTACAACCTATCTCCCGCCCATATTCCTGATTTCCCTGATCCTTCAGTCCCAACCCTGCAGAGTGAAACTCCACTGGAGATAGAAACTCCTGCCCTGTCAGTTCCACATACTATCAGCCCGACCCCTCCTACCCCTACTCCACCTCCAGTGGCGTTTACTCCATCTCCATCACCCCCTGAGGCTGAGATCTCAGAGGCTGCCATAGAGGCTGTAAGTATAGCTGCAGTAGAGACGCCTCCTCTGATCACAGACCCTCCATCGACGCAATCATCTCCCAAACTTGAGCGTCCAATCTCAGCACTCTCAGCCCTGGAGAGGGCGGCGGACATGAGCTCTGGGAAACGGACTCCAGCTGACCAGAGAATTCTCAACGCTCTGGAGAATGCGCGCAAGAAGAGCGGCAG CCCGCAGACAGACCACAACACATCTTACTCCATCACCCCTCCACCTGAAGACCTCTCCCCTCCTCCGAGTCCCACCTTCTCTCTGCTAGATCTCCCACCTATAGATTATGAAGACCGGGCAGGAAACGCCCTCCGACCGAAACCAGAGCAAGTCAATGGCATTGACCACC GACAAGCCTCTTCAGTGTTGGAGGGTGTCTCTGAGGAGGGGTCTGATGTTGTCCCAGAGCTGTTTGTGGTTCCCCCTCCTCCACCGAGGAAAGTCCTCCCAGACCCCGAGTCTCTGGGTCCAGCTCCAGAGAAGCCTGACAGACCCCCCTATGTCCACCTGAGTGAATTgatccctcttcctcctgcggAAGATAATG ATGTCTCTGCTACTTTGGAGTTCTCAGAGACGGACACCACGGATATCCCAGAGTTTGACAATGTCTCCTCAGTCGGCCACTCTCCAGAGCTGCCGGTGTCAGGCTGGGAGAATGGGGAGTACACTGGTCCTGACACTCTTGATGGACAGAACCTCCCAGATTATTACAGCAATGGGATAactgctccagcagctgaggTCGATGCTGCGCCGGCACTTGGAGACGAATACCAAAATAATGCACAACCAGTGGCAGG GCTtgaagctgctgaagctgcCAACGGGATCAGTGCAGAAAATACATATGAGGACGTTACAACGTCTGCATtcaaaaagaaaggaaagtcTGAGGGTGGCAAGAAACGCAAGGGACCACCAAAGA ATCCATATACGGAGGCAGCACAGGAAACA AATGGAGAGAAAGGCAGGATGAGCAGGTTCGGCAA GACCGACAAGAAAGCCGCCGTGGAAGGGTCAGAGGAGAAAGAGctgaaaaagagggagaagcagcgtttggagaaggagaagaaagagttcaaggagaaacaggagagggagaagaaggagcagaaggagagggagaagaaggagaacgAGATGAAGAAGAAATTCAAA ATCGCAGGACAGGAGGATGCCATGTACCAGGCGACAGTAACCGTGACAACAAAAGGACGCAAGGACGATTTACCGGTCAAGAgcggtgacatcatcagcatcatccgAACCACCAACTGCCCTAAAGGGAAGTGGCTGGCCAGAGACAGCAGCAACACCT ATGGGTACATTGCAGTGGATCATGTGGAGCTGGACATCAAGGAGATGCTGGAGCTGGGGAAGAGGGCTGCCATCACCCGCAATACCAGCACCAACGTCGTGGACGGAGAGGTCCCCAGCGCGGGGAGCAG GGCCTCAAATCACTATCCGTTATCAGCAGGAAGCT TCTCAGATGACAGTGAAGAGTGGACCGGTGATGAGGATGAAACTCTCTCCCCTGTTCACGAACCTGCAGATCCATTTGCTCCAGT GGGCCACACCAGGACACTGTCCATGCCAGACTTGG TAAACAAGGATCTCAATGTCGTCCACCAGcacagtcacagtgacatcagtgCAGAAGGCTCCCATGTCCA GGCAAGACATGAAGCACTTCAGAAGTTAGCCACATTTTTCCATTCACCCAAACCTGTGGAGCCAGCTTCCAG TAACAATGAAGTGGAGACAA tAAACAAGGATCTCAATGTCGTCCACCAGcacagtcacagtgacatcagtgCAGAAGGCTCCCATGTCCA AGCAAGACCTGAAGCACTTCAGAAGTTTGCAACAATTTCACATTCACCCAAACCTGTGGAGCCAGCTTCCAG TAACAATGAAGTGGATACAA GTGGTGTGCTCGTGAAGCAGGAAGCAGTGGCGCT GCCTGATGCCAGTGAAACAGCAGAAGTAGCTTTTGATCCTGATTCGCTCATTTTACCTCCTCCTGACCTGTATGCTGATTTGACCGGGGAGTAA
- the LOC117760636 gene encoding uncharacterized protein LOC117760636 isoform X1, translating into MDQEDILDFKALRARFQDEELLLMQPRIKPTLPEKPKQVPPPQSPPGHLPAGARPSLLTSINQSLEGKTHISPRVVFKDEKKEGKMSLIKNYTKLKVGKDKTKGSKEKLDDDSSEQKPKKDNAKDKRLSLRFPAAQKESTEILVPATPPPKGTIQKKKGFLGFMKSVKKDSLDITTDPILDSPSSDILGTAPLIPVPSEFGGAPPEPEIYAPKALLPNIPSLPASSATMETAPPFIIPASPDYNLSPAHIPDFPDPSVPTLQSETPLEIETPALSVPHTISPTPPTPTPPPVAFTPSPSPPEAEISEAAIEAVSIAAVETPPLITDPPSTQSSPKLERPISALSALERAADMSSGKRTPADQRILNALENARKKSGSPQTDHNTSYSITPPPEDLSPPPSPTFSLLDLPPIDYEDRAGNALRPKPEQVNGIDHRQASSVLEGVSEEGSDVVPELFVVPPPPPRKVLPDPESLGPAPEKPDRPPYVHLSELIPLPPAEDNGVDQTPLLSTSPLNALLTLVSLYLTLLADVSATLEFSETDTTDIPEFDNVSSVGHSPELPVSGWENGEYTGPDTLDGQNLPDYYSNGITAPAAEVDAAPALGDEYQNNAQPVAGLEAAEAANGISAENTYEDVTTSAFKKKGKSEGGKKRKGPPKNPYTEAAQETNGEKGRMSRFGKTDKKAAVEGSEEKELKKREKQRLEKEKKEFKEKQEREKKEQKEREKKENEMKKKFKIAGQEDAMYQATVTVTTKGRKDDLPVKSGDIISIIRTTNCPKGKWLARDSSNTYGYIAVDHVELDIKEMLELGKRAAITRNTSTNVVDGEVPSAGSRASNHYPLSAGSFSDDSEEWTGDEDETLSPVHEPADPFAPVGHTRTLSMPDLVNKDLNVVHQHSHSDISAEGSHVQARHEALQKLATFFHSPKPVEPASSNNEVETINKDLNVVHQHSHSDISAEGSHVQARPEALQKFATISHSPKPVEPASSNNEVDTSGVLVKQEAVALPDASETAEVAFDPDSLILPPPDLYADLTGE; encoded by the exons ATGGATCAG GAGGACATTTTGGATTTTAAGGCTCTTAGGGCCAGGTTCCAGGATGAAGAACTCCTACTGATGCAGCCCAGAATCAAACCGACCCTCCCAGAGAAACCAAAGCAAGTGCCCCCTCCTCAGAGCCCCCCTGGACACCTCCCTGCAGGAGCGCGCCCCTCCCTACTCACCTCTATCAACCAGAGCCTTGAGGGGAAGACACACATCAGCCCCAGGGTGGTCTTCAAGGACGAGAAGAAGGAGGGCAAAATGTCTCTAATCAAGAACTACACCAAGCTGAAAGTGGGTAAAGACAAGACTAAAGGGAGCAAGGAGAAGCTTGACGATGACTCGTCGGAGCAGAAGCCGAAGAAAGACAACGCTAAAGACAAAAGGCTCTCACTGAGGTTCCCTGCAGCACAGAAGGAGAGCACAGAAATACTGGTGCCTGCCACACCTCCACCTAAAGGCACAATACAGAAGAAGAAGGGTTTCCTTGGTTTCATGAAGTCAGTAAAGAAAGATTCACTGGACATTACGACCGACCCCATCTTAGACAGCCCAAGTTCAGACATTCTTGGAACAGCTCCTCTCATACCTGTGCCTTCTGAATTTGGTGGCGCACCACCAGAGCCTGAAATCTATGCCCCTAAAGCCCTATTGCCAAACATCCCATCCTTACCTGCCTCCAGTGCTACAATGGAAACAGCCCCACCCTTCATTATCCCTGCCTCTCCCGACTACAACCTATCTCCCGCCCATATTCCTGATTTCCCTGATCCTTCAGTCCCAACCCTGCAGAGTGAAACTCCACTGGAGATAGAAACTCCTGCCCTGTCAGTTCCACATACTATCAGCCCGACCCCTCCTACCCCTACTCCACCTCCAGTGGCGTTTACTCCATCTCCATCACCCCCTGAGGCTGAGATCTCAGAGGCTGCCATAGAGGCTGTAAGTATAGCTGCAGTAGAGACGCCTCCTCTGATCACAGACCCTCCATCGACGCAATCATCTCCCAAACTTGAGCGTCCAATCTCAGCACTCTCAGCCCTGGAGAGGGCGGCGGACATGAGCTCTGGGAAACGGACTCCAGCTGACCAGAGAATTCTCAACGCTCTGGAGAATGCGCGCAAGAAGAGCGGCAG CCCGCAGACAGACCACAACACATCTTACTCCATCACCCCTCCACCTGAAGACCTCTCCCCTCCTCCGAGTCCCACCTTCTCTCTGCTAGATCTCCCACCTATAGATTATGAAGACCGGGCAGGAAACGCCCTCCGACCGAAACCAGAGCAAGTCAATGGCATTGACCACC GACAAGCCTCTTCAGTGTTGGAGGGTGTCTCTGAGGAGGGGTCTGATGTTGTCCCAGAGCTGTTTGTGGTTCCCCCTCCTCCACCGAGGAAAGTCCTCCCAGACCCCGAGTCTCTGGGTCCAGCTCCAGAGAAGCCTGACAGACCCCCCTATGTCCACCTGAGTGAATTgatccctcttcctcctgcggAAGATAATGGTGTGGACCAAACACCATTGCTATCGACCAGCCCACTCAACGCCCTCCTAACACTGGTTTCATTGTATCTCACCTTACTTGCAGATGTCTCTGCTACTTTGGAGTTCTCAGAGACGGACACCACGGATATCCCAGAGTTTGACAATGTCTCCTCAGTCGGCCACTCTCCAGAGCTGCCGGTGTCAGGCTGGGAGAATGGGGAGTACACTGGTCCTGACACTCTTGATGGACAGAACCTCCCAGATTATTACAGCAATGGGATAactgctccagcagctgaggTCGATGCTGCGCCGGCACTTGGAGACGAATACCAAAATAATGCACAACCAGTGGCAGG GCTtgaagctgctgaagctgcCAACGGGATCAGTGCAGAAAATACATATGAGGACGTTACAACGTCTGCATtcaaaaagaaaggaaagtcTGAGGGTGGCAAGAAACGCAAGGGACCACCAAAGA ATCCATATACGGAGGCAGCACAGGAAACA AATGGAGAGAAAGGCAGGATGAGCAGGTTCGGCAA GACCGACAAGAAAGCCGCCGTGGAAGGGTCAGAGGAGAAAGAGctgaaaaagagggagaagcagcgtttggagaaggagaagaaagagttcaaggagaaacaggagagggagaagaaggagcagaaggagagggagaagaaggagaacgAGATGAAGAAGAAATTCAAA ATCGCAGGACAGGAGGATGCCATGTACCAGGCGACAGTAACCGTGACAACAAAAGGACGCAAGGACGATTTACCGGTCAAGAgcggtgacatcatcagcatcatccgAACCACCAACTGCCCTAAAGGGAAGTGGCTGGCCAGAGACAGCAGCAACACCT ATGGGTACATTGCAGTGGATCATGTGGAGCTGGACATCAAGGAGATGCTGGAGCTGGGGAAGAGGGCTGCCATCACCCGCAATACCAGCACCAACGTCGTGGACGGAGAGGTCCCCAGCGCGGGGAGCAG GGCCTCAAATCACTATCCGTTATCAGCAGGAAGCT TCTCAGATGACAGTGAAGAGTGGACCGGTGATGAGGATGAAACTCTCTCCCCTGTTCACGAACCTGCAGATCCATTTGCTCCAGT GGGCCACACCAGGACACTGTCCATGCCAGACTTGG TAAACAAGGATCTCAATGTCGTCCACCAGcacagtcacagtgacatcagtgCAGAAGGCTCCCATGTCCA GGCAAGACATGAAGCACTTCAGAAGTTAGCCACATTTTTCCATTCACCCAAACCTGTGGAGCCAGCTTCCAG TAACAATGAAGTGGAGACAA tAAACAAGGATCTCAATGTCGTCCACCAGcacagtcacagtgacatcagtgCAGAAGGCTCCCATGTCCA AGCAAGACCTGAAGCACTTCAGAAGTTTGCAACAATTTCACATTCACCCAAACCTGTGGAGCCAGCTTCCAG TAACAATGAAGTGGATACAA GTGGTGTGCTCGTGAAGCAGGAAGCAGTGGCGCT GCCTGATGCCAGTGAAACAGCAGAAGTAGCTTTTGATCCTGATTCGCTCATTTTACCTCCTCCTGACCTGTATGCTGATTTGACCGGGGAGTAA
- the LOC117760636 gene encoding uncharacterized protein LOC117760636 isoform X3 → MDQEDILDFKALRARFQDEELLLMQPRIKPTLPEKPKQVPPPQSPPGHLPAGARPSLLTSINQSLEGKTHISPRVVFKDEKKEGKMSLIKNYTKLKVGKDKTKGSKEKLDDDSSEQKPKKDNAKDKRLSLRFPAAQKESTEILVPATPPPKGTIQKKKGFLGFMKSVKKDSLDITTDPILDSPSSDILGTAPLIPVPSEFGGAPPEPEIYAPKALLPNIPSLPASSATMETAPPFIIPASPDYNLSPAHIPDFPDPSVPTLQSETPLEIETPALSVPHTISPTPPTPTPPPVAFTPSPSPPEAEISEAAIEAVSIAAVETPPLITDPPSTQSSPKLERPISALSALERAADMSSGKRTPADQRILNALENARKKSGSPQTDHNTSYSITPPPEDLSPPPSPTFSLLDLPPIDYEDRAGNALRPKPEQVNGIDHRQASSVLEGVSEEGSDVVPELFVVPPPPPRKVLPDPESLGPAPEKPDRPPYVHLSELIPLPPAEDNGVDQTPLLSTSPLNALLTLVSLYLTLLADVSATLEFSETDTTDIPEFDNVSSVGHSPELPVSGWENGEYTGPDTLDGQNLPDYYSNGITAPAAEVDAAPALGDEYQNNAQPVAGLEAAEAANGISAENTYEDVTTSAFKKKGKSEGGKKRKGPPKNPYTEAAQETNGEKGRMSRFGKTDKKAAVEGSEEKELKKREKQRLEKEKKEFKEKQEREKKEQKEREKKENEMKKKFKIAGQEDAMYQATVTVTTKGRKDDLPVKSGDIISIIRTTNCPKGKWLARDSSNTYGYIAVDHVELDIKEMLELGKRAAITRNTSTNVVDGEVPSAGSRASNHYPLSAGSFSDDSEEWTGDEDETLSPVHEPADPFAPVGHTRTLSMPDLVNKDLNVVHQHSHSDISAEGSHVQARHEALQKLATFFHSPKPVEPASSNNEVDTSGVLVKQEAVALPDASETAEVAFDPDSLILPPPDLYADLTGE, encoded by the exons ATGGATCAG GAGGACATTTTGGATTTTAAGGCTCTTAGGGCCAGGTTCCAGGATGAAGAACTCCTACTGATGCAGCCCAGAATCAAACCGACCCTCCCAGAGAAACCAAAGCAAGTGCCCCCTCCTCAGAGCCCCCCTGGACACCTCCCTGCAGGAGCGCGCCCCTCCCTACTCACCTCTATCAACCAGAGCCTTGAGGGGAAGACACACATCAGCCCCAGGGTGGTCTTCAAGGACGAGAAGAAGGAGGGCAAAATGTCTCTAATCAAGAACTACACCAAGCTGAAAGTGGGTAAAGACAAGACTAAAGGGAGCAAGGAGAAGCTTGACGATGACTCGTCGGAGCAGAAGCCGAAGAAAGACAACGCTAAAGACAAAAGGCTCTCACTGAGGTTCCCTGCAGCACAGAAGGAGAGCACAGAAATACTGGTGCCTGCCACACCTCCACCTAAAGGCACAATACAGAAGAAGAAGGGTTTCCTTGGTTTCATGAAGTCAGTAAAGAAAGATTCACTGGACATTACGACCGACCCCATCTTAGACAGCCCAAGTTCAGACATTCTTGGAACAGCTCCTCTCATACCTGTGCCTTCTGAATTTGGTGGCGCACCACCAGAGCCTGAAATCTATGCCCCTAAAGCCCTATTGCCAAACATCCCATCCTTACCTGCCTCCAGTGCTACAATGGAAACAGCCCCACCCTTCATTATCCCTGCCTCTCCCGACTACAACCTATCTCCCGCCCATATTCCTGATTTCCCTGATCCTTCAGTCCCAACCCTGCAGAGTGAAACTCCACTGGAGATAGAAACTCCTGCCCTGTCAGTTCCACATACTATCAGCCCGACCCCTCCTACCCCTACTCCACCTCCAGTGGCGTTTACTCCATCTCCATCACCCCCTGAGGCTGAGATCTCAGAGGCTGCCATAGAGGCTGTAAGTATAGCTGCAGTAGAGACGCCTCCTCTGATCACAGACCCTCCATCGACGCAATCATCTCCCAAACTTGAGCGTCCAATCTCAGCACTCTCAGCCCTGGAGAGGGCGGCGGACATGAGCTCTGGGAAACGGACTCCAGCTGACCAGAGAATTCTCAACGCTCTGGAGAATGCGCGCAAGAAGAGCGGCAG CCCGCAGACAGACCACAACACATCTTACTCCATCACCCCTCCACCTGAAGACCTCTCCCCTCCTCCGAGTCCCACCTTCTCTCTGCTAGATCTCCCACCTATAGATTATGAAGACCGGGCAGGAAACGCCCTCCGACCGAAACCAGAGCAAGTCAATGGCATTGACCACC GACAAGCCTCTTCAGTGTTGGAGGGTGTCTCTGAGGAGGGGTCTGATGTTGTCCCAGAGCTGTTTGTGGTTCCCCCTCCTCCACCGAGGAAAGTCCTCCCAGACCCCGAGTCTCTGGGTCCAGCTCCAGAGAAGCCTGACAGACCCCCCTATGTCCACCTGAGTGAATTgatccctcttcctcctgcggAAGATAATGGTGTGGACCAAACACCATTGCTATCGACCAGCCCACTCAACGCCCTCCTAACACTGGTTTCATTGTATCTCACCTTACTTGCAGATGTCTCTGCTACTTTGGAGTTCTCAGAGACGGACACCACGGATATCCCAGAGTTTGACAATGTCTCCTCAGTCGGCCACTCTCCAGAGCTGCCGGTGTCAGGCTGGGAGAATGGGGAGTACACTGGTCCTGACACTCTTGATGGACAGAACCTCCCAGATTATTACAGCAATGGGATAactgctccagcagctgaggTCGATGCTGCGCCGGCACTTGGAGACGAATACCAAAATAATGCACAACCAGTGGCAGG GCTtgaagctgctgaagctgcCAACGGGATCAGTGCAGAAAATACATATGAGGACGTTACAACGTCTGCATtcaaaaagaaaggaaagtcTGAGGGTGGCAAGAAACGCAAGGGACCACCAAAGA ATCCATATACGGAGGCAGCACAGGAAACA AATGGAGAGAAAGGCAGGATGAGCAGGTTCGGCAA GACCGACAAGAAAGCCGCCGTGGAAGGGTCAGAGGAGAAAGAGctgaaaaagagggagaagcagcgtttggagaaggagaagaaagagttcaaggagaaacaggagagggagaagaaggagcagaaggagagggagaagaaggagaacgAGATGAAGAAGAAATTCAAA ATCGCAGGACAGGAGGATGCCATGTACCAGGCGACAGTAACCGTGACAACAAAAGGACGCAAGGACGATTTACCGGTCAAGAgcggtgacatcatcagcatcatccgAACCACCAACTGCCCTAAAGGGAAGTGGCTGGCCAGAGACAGCAGCAACACCT ATGGGTACATTGCAGTGGATCATGTGGAGCTGGACATCAAGGAGATGCTGGAGCTGGGGAAGAGGGCTGCCATCACCCGCAATACCAGCACCAACGTCGTGGACGGAGAGGTCCCCAGCGCGGGGAGCAG GGCCTCAAATCACTATCCGTTATCAGCAGGAAGCT TCTCAGATGACAGTGAAGAGTGGACCGGTGATGAGGATGAAACTCTCTCCCCTGTTCACGAACCTGCAGATCCATTTGCTCCAGT GGGCCACACCAGGACACTGTCCATGCCAGACTTGG TAAACAAGGATCTCAATGTCGTCCACCAGcacagtcacagtgacatcagtgCAGAAGGCTCCCATGTCCA GGCAAGACATGAAGCACTTCAGAAGTTAGCCACATTTTTCCATTCACCCAAACCTGTGGAGCCAGCTTCCAG TAACAATGAAGTGGATACAA GTGGTGTGCTCGTGAAGCAGGAAGCAGTGGCGCT GCCTGATGCCAGTGAAACAGCAGAAGTAGCTTTTGATCCTGATTCGCTCATTTTACCTCCTCCTGACCTGTATGCTGATTTGACCGGGGAGTAA